A region from the Wolbachia endosymbiont of Folsomia candida genome encodes:
- the gltX gene encoding glutamate--tRNA ligase: protein MSNNSAVNVVTRFAPSPTGFLHIGGARTALFNWLYAKHHGGKFLLRIEDTDRKRSTQEAIDAIIDGLKWLGIGYDGEIVYQSKRIERHKEVANLLIEQGKAYYCYCPQDEVAEAKIKAREEGKIYKHKCTASVDKSVKPVVRFKVPDSEEIIVNDEIYGPIKVNSDQLDDIVILRSDSTPTYIFAVVVDDHDAGITHIIRGSDHLTNTFKQLLIYQALGFHIPHFAHVPLIHGEDGNKLSKRHGATSICDYEKMGILPEAMRNYLLRLGWSHGNDEIISDEQAIGWFNLSSIGRSPARLDFKKLEHLNNHYINNTSNEDILDILNTFAPMLKLSDIKKNYLLQGLTELKKRANYLTELPNLAKFYIKDLPLDLSEEAYQVIISNMSTIDLLSSLFLNISNDNWDKSFLSFKIKEFSKLHDIKMSDIYHSLRAPITGIMDAPGIIDIMVILGKDECVKRLEYSRNYS, encoded by the coding sequence ATGTCGAATAATAGCGCAGTAAATGTAGTTACCAGATTTGCTCCATCGCCAACAGGTTTTTTGCACATTGGTGGAGCTCGTACTGCTTTGTTTAATTGGCTTTATGCAAAGCATCATGGTGGTAAATTTTTGTTACGTATTGAAGACACTGACAGAAAACGTTCAACACAAGAAGCAATTGATGCGATTATAGATGGATTAAAATGGCTTGGCATAGGCTATGATGGAGAAATAGTATATCAATCAAAAAGAATAGAAAGGCATAAAGAAGTTGCAAATCTCCTGATTGAGCAAGGCAAAGCATATTACTGCTATTGCCCTCAAGATGAAGTTGCAGAAGCAAAAATCAAAGCAAGAGAGGAAGGAAAAATATATAAACATAAATGTACTGCAAGTGTTGATAAAAGCGTCAAGCCAGTTGTGCGCTTTAAAGTACCAGATTCAGAGGAAATCATTGTTAATGATGAAATATACGGCCCAATTAAGGTAAATAGCGACCAGCTTGATGATATAGTAATCTTGCGTTCTGACAGCACTCCAACATATATTTTTGCAGTGGTTGTGGATGATCATGATGCTGGAATAACTCATATAATACGTGGTTCTGATCATCTCACTAACACCTTTAAGCAATTGCTGATATACCAGGCTCTTGGGTTTCACATTCCACACTTTGCACATGTGCCACTTATACATGGTGAAGATGGGAATAAGCTATCTAAAAGGCATGGTGCAACGAGCATTTGTGACTACGAAAAAATGGGGATATTGCCAGAAGCGATGCGTAATTACCTGCTGAGACTCGGTTGGAGTCATGGTAATGATGAGATCATTAGCGATGAACAAGCAATAGGATGGTTTAATTTGAGTAGTATTGGACGTTCACCTGCACGGCTTGATTTTAAAAAATTAGAGCATTTAAATAATCATTATATTAATAACACAAGCAATGAGGATATTCTGGATATTTTAAATACATTTGCTCCGATGTTAAAACTGAGTGATATAAAAAAGAACTATTTATTGCAAGGGCTCACAGAGTTAAAAAAAAGAGCGAATTACCTAACCGAATTACCCAATTTAGCAAAATTTTATATTAAAGATCTGCCACTTGATTTAAGTGAAGAAGCTTACCAAGTTATAATATCTAACATGAGTACAATAGACTTACTTTCATCACTCTTCTTGAATATTAGTAATGATAACTGGGATAAAAGCTTTCTTTCTTTCAAAATTAAAGAATTTTCAAAGCTACATGATATTAAAATGAGTGATATTTACCACTCATTGCGTGCCCCTATAACCGGAATAATGGATGCACCTGGAATTATTGATATCATGGTAATTCTTGGTAAAGATGAATGTGTAAAAAGATTGGAATATTCTAGGAATTATAGCTAA
- a CDS encoding alpha/beta hydrolase encodes MDYCKLFDENNDYIAYKKLQGKKASVVFFGGFASNMEGTKATAICKFCQENDIALILFDYFGHGCSSGNFTDYTISDWQKNCVRVVNELTSGKQIIIGSSMGAWLMLLTALQFPEKISALIGISSAPDFTEDLMSTELSNKQKEELDFKGVIDFTSEHDQNCTYKITKNLIEDGKKNLLLNKEIIDINCPVRLLHSINDKDVPYSVSLNLAEKIRSPDVEVHLIKSAEHNMSDSRSLEVLFKTIREFL; translated from the coding sequence ATGGATTATTGTAAATTATTTGATGAGAATAACGACTACATAGCATATAAAAAGCTGCAAGGAAAAAAAGCTTCTGTAGTTTTTTTTGGTGGTTTTGCATCTAATATGGAAGGGACAAAAGCCACTGCTATTTGCAAATTTTGCCAAGAAAATGATATAGCACTCATATTGTTTGATTATTTTGGTCATGGATGTTCAAGTGGTAATTTTACTGATTACACAATAAGCGATTGGCAAAAAAATTGCGTTAGAGTAGTAAATGAATTAACAAGTGGCAAACAAATAATTATAGGTTCAAGTATGGGAGCGTGGCTCATGCTACTGACAGCCCTTCAATTTCCAGAAAAAATCTCAGCATTAATTGGTATATCATCTGCTCCTGATTTTACTGAAGACTTAATGTCAACGGAGCTATCAAATAAACAAAAAGAGGAGCTAGATTTTAAAGGAGTAATAGATTTTACCTCAGAGCATGATCAAAATTGCACATACAAAATAACTAAAAACTTGATTGAAGATGGTAAAAAAAATCTACTTTTAAATAAAGAGATTATAGATATAAACTGCCCTGTGCGTTTACTGCATAGCATTAATGATAAAGATGTTCCATATAGCGTATCACTTAATTTAGCTGAAAAAATTAGATCACCTGATGTTGAAGTACATTTGATCAAATCAGCAGAGCATAATATGTCCGATAGTCGTTCATTGGAAGTTTTATTTAAGACTATCAGGGAGTTTTTATAA
- a CDS encoding c-type cytochrome, giving the protein MELNKIAASILLSGLIIMIVSNVVDMLYNPEGYKIEHQTIVASGSSESEQKIEQVALDIGTLMQNANFDKGKSAAKKCIACHSFEKGGANKVGPNLWNIVGNKKAHLGNAFNYSKAVLEKGGKWGYEELFAFLKSPKGYIKGTRMAFAGISNPQEVANLVSYLRSMSDSPVALPK; this is encoded by the coding sequence ATGGAGCTTAATAAAATTGCAGCATCGATTTTACTATCTGGGCTAATCATTATGATAGTTAGTAATGTGGTTGATATGTTATACAATCCAGAGGGGTATAAAATTGAGCACCAAACAATAGTAGCAAGTGGTAGTAGTGAATCTGAGCAGAAGATCGAACAAGTTGCGCTTGATATTGGAACGCTTATGCAGAATGCTAATTTTGATAAAGGAAAATCAGCAGCAAAAAAATGTATAGCTTGTCATAGTTTTGAAAAAGGTGGAGCTAACAAAGTAGGTCCAAACTTATGGAACATAGTTGGCAACAAAAAAGCTCATCTTGGTAATGCATTCAATTATTCAAAAGCAGTGCTAGAAAAAGGTGGCAAATGGGGTTATGAAGAGTTGTTTGCCTTTTTAAAAAGCCCAAAAGGATATATAAAAGGTACGCGTATGGCGTTTGCAGGTATTTCCAATCCGCAAGAAGTTGCAAATTTAGTTAGTTATTTGCGTTCGATGAGTGATAGTCCTGTAGCTTTACCAAAGTAA
- the metK gene encoding methionine adenosyltransferase: MSLSKNLITSESVAAGHPDKVADQISDSILDKYLSTDPLSRTAIETLVTKDNVIIAGEVCGPNIENSEIEGIVRSTIKDIGYEHDGFHWKKVKVNILLHEQSNDIAIGIDRDDQGAGDQGIMYGYATKETASLMPAPIFYAHLILKNTMNAVKEEKIPKLGPDAKSQITLAYENGLPVRAESIIVSIQHAQDLDQSKVKEIIYPYIVSCLPKGWMCSDENLLVNPTGRFVIGGPVGDCGLTGRKIMVDTYGGYIPHGGGAFSGKDATKVDRSAAYMARYLAKNIVFAGLAERSLVQLSYAIGMPKPTSFYIDTFGTSVVDEKRIKNFIEDNIDLSTKGIIKHLALDRPIYKRTACYGHFGKELENDGGFSWENMNLSADLCREFNINNDSKAFKGFR; the protein is encoded by the coding sequence ATGAGTTTATCTAAAAATTTAATAACCAGTGAATCAGTTGCAGCTGGTCACCCAGACAAAGTAGCAGACCAGATTTCAGATTCGATACTTGATAAATATCTTTCAACTGATCCTTTGTCACGTACTGCAATAGAGACTTTAGTTACCAAAGATAATGTGATTATAGCAGGAGAAGTATGTGGTCCCAATATTGAAAATAGCGAGATTGAAGGTATTGTACGTAGCACAATAAAGGATATTGGTTATGAGCATGACGGCTTTCACTGGAAAAAAGTGAAAGTCAATATCCTATTACACGAGCAGTCAAATGACATCGCAATTGGTATAGATAGGGACGATCAAGGTGCTGGAGATCAGGGCATAATGTATGGTTATGCTACAAAAGAAACAGCAAGTCTCATGCCTGCACCTATTTTCTATGCACACTTAATTCTAAAAAATACTATGAATGCAGTGAAGGAAGAAAAAATCCCAAAACTTGGCCCAGATGCAAAATCACAAATTACTTTAGCATATGAGAATGGTCTTCCTGTCCGTGCTGAAAGTATTATTGTTTCAATACAGCACGCGCAAGATTTGGATCAGTCAAAAGTAAAAGAAATAATTTATCCTTACATAGTTTCATGTTTACCTAAAGGATGGATGTGCTCTGACGAAAATCTTTTAGTTAATCCAACTGGCAGGTTTGTCATTGGTGGACCAGTTGGTGATTGTGGTTTAACTGGAAGAAAAATCATGGTTGATACTTATGGAGGATACATACCGCATGGTGGTGGGGCGTTTTCTGGAAAAGATGCAACAAAAGTTGATAGGTCTGCAGCTTATATGGCAAGGTACCTTGCCAAAAATATTGTTTTTGCAGGTTTAGCTGAACGCTCTCTTGTACAACTTTCTTATGCCATTGGTATGCCAAAACCAACTTCATTCTACATCGACACATTTGGAACAAGTGTAGTAGATGAAAAAAGGATTAAAAATTTTATAGAAGATAACATAGATTTATCAACAAAAGGCATAATCAAGCATTTAGCACTTGATCGTCCTATATATAAACGTACAGCCTGTTATGGGCATTTTGGTAAAGAGCTAGAAAACGATGGTGGATTTTCTTGGGAAAACATGAATTTATCAGCTGACCTTTGTAGAGAATTTAACATAAACAATGATTCCAAAGCCTTCAAAGGCTTTAGATAA
- a CDS encoding TenA family protein: MKEEFYNIVVKESSDLIERIKEHPFNVELMNDTLNYEKFKFYLQQDFLYLVDCTRALLIIAAKANDTEIMDKLTYIAVGTFATRGLYQEHFADCDLSDNHKKSKSCSAFTDFFMRVAYHNTVAEGLAASYPCFCIYQIITRHIVKSSTVSSNKYQKWIDIFNTDAANSMIDDATNIMNKLYKKSSIDERKRMIEFFRNGLDLEIAFWNEIYYSNTSCSEGALKANCFQLI; encoded by the coding sequence ATGAAAGAAGAATTCTATAACATAGTAGTAAAAGAATCATCTGATCTGATTGAAAGAATAAAAGAGCATCCTTTTAATGTTGAGTTAATGAATGATACGTTAAATTATGAAAAATTTAAATTTTACCTTCAGCAGGACTTTTTATATTTGGTAGATTGCACTCGTGCTTTATTAATTATTGCAGCTAAAGCTAATGATACTGAAATTATGGATAAATTAACTTATATAGCTGTAGGAACATTTGCCACGAGAGGTCTATATCAAGAACATTTTGCAGATTGTGACTTATCTGATAACCACAAAAAGTCAAAATCTTGCTCTGCTTTTACCGATTTTTTTATGCGTGTTGCATATCATAATACTGTTGCTGAGGGCTTAGCAGCTTCTTATCCATGTTTTTGTATATATCAAATAATTACTCGCCATATAGTGAAGAGTAGTACAGTTTCGAGTAACAAATATCAAAAATGGATTGATATCTTTAACACCGATGCAGCAAATAGCATGATAGATGATGCAACTAATATTATGAATAAATTATATAAAAAATCTAGTATTGATGAAAGAAAACGAATGATAGAATTTTTTCGCAATGGGTTAGATCTTGAAATAGCGTTCTGGAACGAAATATATTATTCTAATACATCTTGCAGTGAAGGGGCATTGAAGGCAAATTGTTTCCAGCTAATATGA
- a CDS encoding TenA family protein, whose protein sequence is MFSSIIKSCYGSNLLRDIVEHPFNIELMNNTLNIESFKFYIQQDTLFLDDYIRTMLIVSSRMEDYHNIISLAEVAQGSMAVSRFLHNHYFTIYGINRGEKSLECFNFTNFLLSISYSNTYEAITVLYSCMFIYKIVIDNMKNEFKKNNRYKDWFDFCSGNLMEFASTTLENIVDEYCSKVGESEKSRMLELFKISAQFELDLWNSAYKFSKFNIKNIVHKNNF, encoded by the coding sequence GTGTTTAGTAGCATAATTAAGAGTTGTTATGGTTCAAATCTTTTAAGAGATATAGTTGAGCATCCTTTTAATATTGAATTAATGAATAATACTTTGAACATAGAGAGTTTTAAGTTCTATATTCAACAAGACACATTATTTTTAGATGATTATATTCGTACCATGTTAATTGTTTCATCAAGAATGGAAGATTATCACAATATTATTTCATTGGCTGAGGTGGCTCAAGGATCAATGGCTGTGAGCAGATTTTTGCACAATCACTATTTTACCATATATGGTATAAATCGTGGAGAAAAATCTCTTGAATGCTTCAATTTCACTAATTTTCTTTTATCAATCTCGTATAGTAATACTTATGAGGCTATAACAGTTTTGTACTCATGCATGTTTATATATAAGATTGTTATTGATAACATGAAAAATGAATTCAAGAAAAATAACAGATATAAAGATTGGTTTGATTTTTGTAGCGGTAATCTAATGGAGTTCGCATCTACCACTTTAGAAAATATAGTTGATGAATACTGTAGTAAAGTAGGAGAAAGTGAAAAGAGCAGAATGCTTGAATTATTTAAAATAAGTGCCCAATTTGAGTTAGATTTGTGGAATAGCGCATATAAATTTTCAAAATTTAATATTAAAAATATTGTGCACAAAAATAATTTTTAG
- a CDS encoding riboflavin synthase, which yields MFKGIITDIGTIIDTTVNSDSDKIFRVKTQNLSSINKGDSIACSGVCLTVVDIMSDTFTVQASQETMKVTNLNTWKIDKKINLEQAMRLSDRIDGHLVQGHVDKVVEILTIEQNLDSHEIKLSCPQELIKFIAKKGSVTLDGVSLTVNSVTNQEFTVNIIPYTWENTTFQYNKANDFLNLEVDIIIRYLDQLMQHKYN from the coding sequence ATGTTTAAAGGAATTATCACAGACATTGGGACTATAATAGACACTACCGTTAACTCCGATTCTGATAAAATTTTCCGTGTTAAAACGCAGAATTTATCTTCCATAAACAAAGGAGATTCAATAGCTTGTTCTGGTGTATGTTTAACTGTTGTTGATATAATGAGCGATACATTTACAGTTCAAGCGTCTCAAGAAACTATGAAAGTTACCAACTTAAACACATGGAAAATAGACAAAAAAATAAATCTCGAACAAGCAATGAGGCTAAGCGATAGAATCGATGGCCATTTGGTTCAAGGTCATGTTGACAAAGTAGTAGAAATCTTAACAATTGAGCAAAATTTAGATTCCCATGAAATCAAGCTATCATGTCCACAGGAATTAATTAAATTTATAGCAAAAAAAGGATCTGTAACACTGGACGGAGTTTCTCTCACAGTGAATTCAGTCACTAATCAAGAGTTTACAGTGAATATAATTCCTTATACATGGGAAAATACAACTTTTCAGTATAATAAAGCAAATGACTTTCTGAATTTAGAAGTTGACATAATCATTAGGTATTTAGACCAACTTATGCAACATAAATACAATTAA
- a CDS encoding CvpA family protein — MLFDCLIIFIIVLCIIISVTRGFVKELCALMFLFLSVFLTANHYDFFTINYSKYFDSKVTLNILSAVSVLIILNLIFIIINNWLMYILSPIRLGFIDRITGIFLGIFRGILLSYVLFFAVHLYCYTVYDKKEEQSKIEAEDILPNWIINSNSYQALFVKIEDVIDMYIPESLILKIKEIGGEVAGQEEPTEDEKTK, encoded by the coding sequence ATGCTTTTCGACTGCTTGATTATCTTCATTATTGTTTTATGTATAATAATCTCGGTAACTCGAGGTTTTGTAAAAGAATTATGCGCGCTAATGTTTTTATTTTTGTCAGTTTTTCTTACTGCCAACCATTATGATTTTTTCACTATAAATTATAGCAAATATTTTGATTCTAAAGTTACACTAAATATACTTTCCGCAGTTTCTGTACTTATTATACTTAATCTTATATTCATAATAATAAACAATTGGTTAATGTACATCCTTTCTCCAATAAGGTTAGGATTTATCGACAGAATTACTGGAATCTTTCTTGGAATTTTTAGAGGTATATTGCTTTCTTATGTACTATTTTTTGCTGTGCATTTATATTGCTACACAGTATATGATAAAAAAGAAGAACAATCTAAAATAGAAGCAGAGGACATATTGCCTAATTGGATAATCAATTCGAATTCTTATCAAGCTTTGTTTGTAAAAATAGAGGATGTAATTGACATGTATATACCAGAGTCATTGATATTAAAAATAAAAGAGATTGGTGGAGAAGTTGCTGGACAAGAAGAGCCTACAGAAGATGAGAAAACGAAATAG
- a CDS encoding COQ9 family protein: MEQDEIKLIVDNLIRVIPFEGISDDTLLKVCTDLNLANSFCKFQNGIYSALDYIAEDLNNAMETELKNSNLEDMKVRERIKFAIHIRLSNYVKLPNYREFLKNILLFSVLPKNTYFSSKLLYKTVSAVWYGIYDQSTDFNYYTKRGILAGVYLSTIIFFINDYSEDFTDTLSFLDRRINNVMTFEKFKVRLKGIIGNFL; encoded by the coding sequence ATGGAACAAGATGAAATCAAATTAATAGTAGATAATCTAATCAGGGTTATTCCATTTGAAGGAATAAGTGATGATACACTATTAAAAGTGTGCACAGATCTTAATTTGGCCAATAGTTTTTGTAAATTTCAAAATGGGATATATAGCGCTTTGGACTATATAGCAGAGGATTTGAATAACGCAATGGAAACGGAGCTGAAAAACTCTAATTTAGAAGATATGAAAGTGCGTGAACGGATAAAATTTGCAATTCACATACGTCTCTCGAATTATGTCAAACTGCCAAACTATAGAGAATTTCTAAAAAATATTTTGTTATTCTCTGTGCTGCCAAAAAATACATATTTTTCTAGTAAACTTTTATATAAGACTGTTAGCGCAGTTTGGTACGGCATCTACGATCAATCAACAGACTTTAATTATTATACAAAACGAGGAATATTGGCTGGTGTATACTTAAGTACAATAATTTTCTTTATTAATGATTATTCAGAAGATTTCACAGACACACTATCATTTCTTGATAGACGTATCAATAATGTCATGACATTTGAAAAATTTAAGGTTCGTTTAAAAGGAATTATAGGAAATTTCTTATAG
- the murD gene encoding UDP-N-acetylmuramoyl-L-alanine--D-glutamate ligase has protein sequence MQLNKYKNQSVAVFGLGKTGLSAINALINSGAKVYAWDDNEEQIANTKGIYKECNFIHPKEYNWQEIVALILSPGVPLVYPKPHWIVKLARSFDCKIKSDIELFLEAKATNQKVVGITGTNGKSTTTSLIGHILKFVGKKVDVGGNLGIPVLNLNIDAEIYVIELSSFQLELLNMHTVIPVLRHWDPEKKVWIPVSRTGMTEIDISVLLNITPDHIDRHGSMENYIAAKLKLINGSKIAVIGCDNEITSGIFNDFTGDKVPISGRAFLEEHFSVLSQCMTTQIQLSDTKINLTSNAENIAAAYAVCKLLGIDSSTIINGIKSFPGLKHRNELLGKIKNVLFVNDSKATNAESSEKAILSYDNIYWIAGGRSKEGGIESLSKHFPRIKKAFLIGESTEAFAATLKNKVDFVECGNLKNAFELACGEAFNSKEEITILLSPACASFDQWTNFEERGEAFRKMFEKLKDSFTITDAI, from the coding sequence ATGCAACTGAATAAATATAAAAATCAAAGCGTTGCAGTTTTTGGTCTTGGTAAGACAGGATTATCTGCTATTAATGCCCTAATAAACAGCGGAGCAAAAGTGTATGCGTGGGATGACAATGAAGAGCAAATAGCAAACACAAAAGGAATATATAAAGAGTGCAACTTTATTCATCCAAAAGAATATAATTGGCAAGAGATAGTAGCATTGATTTTAAGCCCTGGAGTGCCGCTTGTATACCCAAAACCTCATTGGATAGTGAAACTTGCAAGAAGTTTTGATTGTAAAATAAAATCAGACATTGAGCTATTTCTAGAGGCTAAAGCAACAAACCAGAAAGTGGTAGGTATCACTGGCACAAATGGTAAATCAACCACTACGTCGCTAATAGGGCACATATTAAAATTCGTCGGAAAAAAGGTGGACGTTGGAGGCAATTTAGGCATTCCAGTTTTGAACCTAAACATAGATGCTGAGATTTATGTAATCGAACTTTCCTCTTTTCAATTGGAGCTGCTGAACATGCATACTGTCATCCCAGTGCTTCGACACTGGGATCCAGAAAAAAAGGTATGGATTCCAGTGTCACGCACTGGAATGACAGAGATTGATATTTCAGTATTACTCAATATCACACCAGATCACATAGATAGGCATGGAAGTATGGAGAATTATATAGCAGCTAAATTAAAACTGATAAACGGTAGTAAAATAGCAGTGATAGGATGTGATAATGAAATTACTTCTGGCATATTTAATGATTTTACCGGAGATAAAGTTCCAATATCAGGGAGAGCTTTTTTGGAAGAACACTTTTCGGTGTTATCCCAGTGCATGACTACTCAGATCCAGCTAAGCGATACAAAAATAAATTTAACTTCCAATGCAGAAAATATAGCTGCTGCATACGCCGTGTGTAAGTTACTTGGAATAGATAGCAGCACCATTATTAATGGAATTAAATCTTTTCCAGGACTAAAACATAGAAATGAGCTGCTTGGTAAAATAAAAAATGTATTGTTTGTAAATGACAGCAAAGCAACTAATGCTGAATCAAGTGAAAAAGCGATCTTATCTTACGATAACATATATTGGATTGCTGGTGGAAGAAGTAAAGAGGGTGGTATAGAATCACTGAGCAAGCATTTTCCAAGAATTAAGAAAGCATTTTTAATCGGAGAGTCAACTGAAGCTTTTGCAGCTACTCTGAAAAATAAAGTGGATTTTGTAGAGTGTGGCAATCTGAAAAATGCGTTTGAATTAGCTTGCGGGGAGGCCTTTAATAGCAAAGAGGAAATAACAATATTACTTTCTCCAGCATGTGCTTCTTTTGATCAATGGACAAATTTTGAAGAGCGTGGTGAAGCTTTTCGCAAGATGTTTGAAAAATTAAAGGATTCATTTACAATTACAGATGCTATTTAG
- a CDS encoding ferredoxin family 2Fe-2S iron-sulfur cluster binding protein, translating to MPSVTFILPDGSKKIYEAAEGETLLNLAHRSEPDLLEGACEGSLACSTCHVIVDPEFYNAVETHNPISDEENDMLDLAFGLTETSRLGCQIKITKDIDGLCVNIPRGTRNISLDKQGND from the coding sequence ATGCCATCTGTTACTTTTATTTTGCCCGATGGGAGTAAGAAAATCTATGAAGCTGCAGAGGGTGAAACTCTGCTTAATTTAGCTCATAGAAGTGAACCAGACTTACTTGAAGGTGCATGTGAAGGCTCTCTTGCTTGTTCTACATGCCATGTAATTGTCGATCCAGAATTTTATAATGCTGTAGAAACGCATAATCCTATATCTGATGAGGAAAATGATATGTTAGATCTAGCTTTTGGCTTAACAGAGACATCAAGACTAGGGTGTCAAATCAAAATAACAAAAGATATTGATGGTTTGTGTGTTAATATACCAAGAGGTACAAGAAATATATCACTGGATAAACAAGGGAATGATTAG
- a CDS encoding cytochrome c-type biogenesis protein CcmH → MIKVAISIFVLLVFHLNINAFTLDDKLPDKNMEKRATNLFEIIKCPICSGESLSESQSQLAYDMRKIIRKKIMDGATNKEIISELKSSYGDSIIITPPIRSSTYILWCIPLITLLVGCFLIPKYINTSNT, encoded by the coding sequence ATGATCAAAGTAGCAATTAGTATATTTGTACTATTGGTTTTTCATTTAAATATCAACGCTTTTACCTTGGATGATAAACTTCCAGATAAGAATATGGAAAAGCGTGCAACTAATTTATTTGAGATAATAAAATGTCCTATATGTTCTGGTGAATCATTGTCTGAATCTCAATCTCAGCTTGCGTATGATATGCGCAAAATAATTCGTAAAAAAATCATGGATGGAGCTACTAACAAAGAAATAATTTCAGAGTTAAAAAGCTCTTACGGTGATTCAATTATAATCACCCCACCTATCAGGTCTAGCACGTATATTCTATGGTGCATTCCATTAATAACATTACTTGTTGGATGTTTTTTAATACCAAAATATATTAATACGTCCAATACTTAA
- a CDS encoding integrase core domain-containing protein produces the protein MRELGMRRNTEDKTLERNYQSKWRFLIKEYEQTKAKKHPFYRFVGDFYHANGINRQTFCKYYNRYRNSGLEKEFLPRKRGPRWESRRTDIEIEKAVIEERKKGINKYEICAILAKKLGNKTPSPSGIYNIIKRAGMNKLSTKEKEVKRKIIREKAGELAHIDCHYLSKDMIINESKRYYLVCVIDDASRIAWAEVLENIQSLNVMFAVLRCFNYIKQSYSIQFKEVMTDNGPEFASRSNLDGHPFERMLVEIGLKHLYTRPYRPQTNGKVERFWRTLNDDLIEGTTFETVQEFKDELFRYLIYYNEHRPHQALGGITPLSFLQNLSMN, from the coding sequence TTGAGGGAGTTAGGTATGAGAAGAAACACAGAAGATAAAACTTTAGAGAGAAATTACCAAAGTAAATGGAGATTTTTGATCAAAGAATATGAGCAAACAAAGGCAAAAAAGCATCCATTTTATAGATTTGTAGGCGATTTTTATCACGCTAATGGAATCAACAGACAAACATTCTGTAAATATTATAATAGGTATAGAAATAGCGGATTAGAAAAAGAGTTTTTACCAAGAAAAAGAGGTCCAAGATGGGAAAGTAGAAGAACAGATATTGAAATAGAAAAAGCAGTTATAGAGGAGCGGAAAAAAGGGATAAATAAATATGAAATTTGTGCTATACTAGCAAAAAAGTTGGGCAACAAAACACCTTCTCCATCTGGTATATATAATATTATTAAGAGAGCCGGCATGAATAAGTTGAGCACAAAAGAAAAAGAGGTGAAGAGAAAGATAATCAGGGAAAAAGCTGGAGAATTGGCACATATAGACTGTCATTATTTGAGTAAAGATATGATAATAAATGAGAGCAAAAGATACTATTTAGTGTGTGTAATAGACGATGCAAGCCGTATAGCATGGGCAGAAGTTTTAGAAAATATTCAGAGTCTGAATGTAATGTTTGCAGTGCTCAGATGTTTTAATTATATAAAGCAAAGTTACAGTATTCAGTTCAAAGAAGTAATGACAGACAATGGACCAGAGTTTGCATCAAGAAGTAATTTGGATGGACATCCATTTGAAAGAATGTTAGTTGAAATTGGCTTAAAGCATTTATATACAAGGCCATATAGACCACAAACAAATGGAAAAGTAGAGCGCTTTTGGCGGACTTTAAATGATGATTTGATTGAGGGAACAACGTTTGAGACCGTTCAAGAATTTAAGGATGAATTGTTTAGATATTTAATTTATTACAATGAACACAGGCCGCATCAAGCTCTTGGAGGTATTACTCCTTTGAGCTTTTTGCAAAATTTGTCAATGAATTAG